GCAGCGTCCGACTCGGCTTCAGGCCGGCCATCATCCGGCTGTCCAGCGATCGACCCTCGCGCAGTAAAGCGGTTGCTTCCTCGACTGGCAGCGGACGGCTAAAATAATAGCCTTGGACCTCGTCGCAATGGTTGGCGATCAGGAGACCCAACTGCCCCTGAGTCTCAACCCCCTCAGCCACCACCTTAAGCTTCAGATTATGTGCCAGAGTAATGATGGCGCGAGTTATCGAAACATCATTAGGGTCGGCGATAATGTCCTGAACGAAGGCCTTGTCGACCTTCAAACTGTCGATTGGAAAGCGCTTAAGATAGGCCAGGCTGGAATAACCGGTACCAAAATCGTCCACCGTAATCTTCACGCCGATCTCCTTGATCCGCTCCAGAACACCGATGACGCCATCAACATCTTTCATCAACTGACTCTCGGTCAGCTCCAGCTCCAAGTAAATAGGCGCCAGCCCGCTAGCCGCTAGCGCTTGTCGCACCGTCTCGCACAGATCAGCAACATGGATCTGTCTCTCAGAGACATTGACCGCCATGCTCGGCGTCCCCAATCCCTCATCGTGCCAACATCGCAACTGTGCACAGGCAGTAGTTAGCACCCATTCGCCGACAGGAACGATCAAACCGGTTTCCTCCAACAACGGAATGAACTCGTCGGGTCCCACCAGCCCACGCGCAGAATGCTGCCACCGCAGCAGCGCCTCAAAGCCGGTAATTTTTCCCGTGATGCAACTCACTTTAGGCTGGTAATAGAGCAGGAACTCGCCATTGACCAACGCGTAGCGCAGGTCTGTTTCCAGACGCATCTTGTCTTGCGCGTTCCGGTTCATCTCCATGGTAAAAAACTGGTAGGTATTGCGTCCCTGATTCTTGGCCCGGTACATCGCTGTATGAGCGTTGTGGATCAGAGACGCACTATCGTCGGCATCGTCCGGGAACAAGGTGATGCCAACACTAGCCCATACGAACAGATCGTTGCCGTCAATCAGATACGGCCCGGCGCAACTATCGATCACTTTACGCGCTACCATCGTCGCGTCCTCACTACGGGCAATCTCCGGCAGAATGATGCAGAACTCATCCACGCCCAGACATCCCACTGTGCCCGTATCATCCAAACAGGCCGTGAGGCGGCGTGCAACTTCCTGCAGCAGACCGTCGCCGATACTGTGCCCTAACGTATCTAATGACCACCTTGAAATTATCTAAACTGACTGACAATACCGCCAACAGCCACTTGTTACGCCGTGCCGCCATCACCCCTTGATCCAGGCGGTCGTGAATCAGGGTACGGTTGGGCAGTCCGGTGACGACGTCGTAGTAAGCCAGATAATTTAGCTGCTGCTCTTTTTTGATGTGATCAATCGCAAATGCGATGTCGCCAGTCAATTCGGTCAACAGCTTCATTTCTTCCTCATGGAAGAATTCACTCTCGCTAGCGTACAGCGCAAATACACCTGCTACTTCATCCGAAACAATGAGTGGCAAAACAGCCATCGAACGAACTTCTGATTCGATATACTTCTTGTTGAACAAAACTCTGGGATCGTTTTTCGAATCGTTGGCCACGACGGATTTTTTCTCTCTTACCGCCCGCGCGAGCATGGTATTGGGTGCAGTCTCACTTGATGACAATATGTCTTTAATCGCAGCCAGGAGCGCCTCGTCTTTGCCCGCAGAGGCGATCGGGACAGTTTTCAGGGTGTTTTGATCCACAATGGCTATCAAGGCCATGCGGAATCCACCTACTTCGACCGCTATCCGGCACGTTTCCCGGAACACTTCGTCGAGCTCGCGCACCCGTACGATGAGCGTGTTGATACCACTGAGCATGGCATATACACGGTTGAGATAGATGATACTGGCTTGCGCTTTCTTACGTTCAGTGATGTCTTCGCCGATGCTAGCCGTTCCGATCACATCACCGGCTCCCGAGCGTAACACCGAATTGTTCCAGCGAATTAACCGGCGCTCACCCGAACGTGTAAGGATCTCGTTCTCGTGATGCCTTGTTCCGGGCTGGTTAGCAAGGAGCGCCACGAACAAAGAGCTTCTTAAATCGTTAACTTCTGGTGGTATGAAAAGCTCAAACCAGTTTCGCCCGATAACTTCCCCGAGTTGCCAATCGGTCAGGCGCAATAAATACTCGTTACAGTACGTAATCTTCCCTTCGCAGTCGAGCATCAATGAAATCAACTCTATATTTCCCAACAGGTCGCTAAAGCGACGTTGGCTTTCGTGCAGTTCCTGCGCGACCTTTTTTCGCTCCGTTATGTTCAAGTGCATGACCACAACGCCATTCGGATGATCATCAGCGAGGGGGGCTACCGTCAACAGGAACCAGTACTGTTCTGTTGGCAAATGACAGGAATATTCAAGCGAAAAATTTTTAACGCCGCCACCCAGTACTGATCGAATCCCTGCAGCGGCCTGATGCGCTTCAAATGCGCCCTCTCCTCTTGCACTATCGCAAACCTCCAGGTAATTAGCGCCGATCCCATGCCCTTGGCCCTGGATCGCATTCGTACTGGCAAATCGCCGCCATGCCTCGTTCACCGATACGATAAGTCCTTGGACATCAAGCAAAGCGACATGCGCGGGCAATGCGTTGAGAATGGCGGCCTCGCTGTGACGCATGTGATCCTGGGCGCGCCGCAGCAAGAATGGCCGGCCATCATGATCCGCCACCGTATCCACTTCCCCTGCTGTTAGTTCCTCCAAGCGTTGCTCGGTATGGCGTAGCGTCTCGATTAACGCAGAAACTTTCTCATTCGAGTCTTCCGGAGGTAACGGGTCTTTTGGGTTCATGGCGCAACGATTTCCAGATTCAAAGCACGCAATATGGTCTGAGTCTGACTGAGTGAACCTACGATTATTTGGACCGGGGACGGCGCCAGTTTGATCAGAGTCGAGGAACGAGGCCTGACGTTTACCAAGCATTGCTTTGAAGGGAGAGGCGAATAACCTTGAATCACGACTCGACTCGAATCAGATAGACACAGTGTTGGAGACCTCCAGCGTCGTAGTCGAGAACGGAAGCACTGGGATTGCTGGCAGACATATATAGTCTCCTGTTGAAACATGGAATGGTCCCGAATACAGATCACGCAGAAAAAGTCACGTGCAAGTATGGAAAAATGGGTTAGGTCAGGAGAATGATGATGATCCATAACTGCTTAAAGTATATCATCTTGTTTGCTATAGCTGAATACGCGATAACACACATGAATTACCCCTCTA
This genomic interval from Candidatus Nitrotoga sp. AM1P contains the following:
- a CDS encoding PAS domain S-box protein, whose protein sequence is MNPKDPLPPEDSNEKVSALIETLRHTEQRLEELTAGEVDTVADHDGRPFLLRRAQDHMRHSEAAILNALPAHVALLDVQGLIVSVNEAWRRFASTNAIQGQGHGIGANYLEVCDSARGEGAFEAHQAAAGIRSVLGGGVKNFSLEYSCHLPTEQYWFLLTVAPLADDHPNGVVVMHLNITERKKVAQELHESQRRFSDLLGNIELISLMLDCEGKITYCNEYLLRLTDWQLGEVIGRNWFELFIPPEVNDLRSSLFVALLANQPGTRHHENEILTRSGERRLIRWNNSVLRSGAGDVIGTASIGEDITERKKAQASIIYLNRVYAMLSGINTLIVRVRELDEVFRETCRIAVEVGGFRMALIAIVDQNTLKTVPIASAGKDEALLAAIKDILSSSETAPNTMLARAVREKKSVVANDSKNDPRVLFNKKYIESEVRSMAVLPLIVSDEVAGVFALYASESEFFHEEEMKLLTELTGDIAFAIDHIKKEQQLNYLAYYDVVTGLPNRTLIHDRLDQGVMAARRNKWLLAVLSVSLDNFKVVIRYVRAQYRRRSAAGSCTPPHGLFG
- a CDS encoding EAL domain-containing protein, producing MISRWSLDTLGHSIGDGLLQEVARRLTACLDDTGTVGCLGVDEFCIILPEIARSEDATMVARKVIDSCAGPYLIDGNDLFVWASVGITLFPDDADDSASLIHNAHTAMYRAKNQGRNTYQFFTMEMNRNAQDKMRLETDLRYALVNGEFLLYYQPKVSCITGKITGFEALLRWQHSARGLVGPDEFIPLLEETGLIVPVGEWVLTTACAQLRCWHDEGLGTPSMAVNVSERQIHVADLCETVRQALAASGLAPIYLELELTESQLMKDVDGVIGVLERIKEIGVKITVDDFGTGYSSLAYLKRFPIDSLKVDKAFVQDIIADPNDVSITRAIITLAHNLKLKVVAEGVETQGQLGLLIANHCDEVQGYYFSRPLPVEEATALLREGRSLDSRMMAGLKPSRTLLLVDDEANILSALKRLLRRDGYDILTAMSAEQGLEVLASHRVDVIISDQLMPGMSGVEFLRRVKTLHPDTVRLVLSGYTDLQAVTDAINEGAIYKFLSKPWDDGILRANIEEAFRNKEMADENRRLHTGLALANNQMTVVNEQLQKMLVNKDLQVMRDESLLNIVQEVLQQLPWPIIGIDDEFIVALANTAADVICGEGKPLLGRNMYASLPASLLAALGSSMVAETDIDINGIRYRLRGNSMGEHSRSRGVLLVLLPLVL